The following are encoded in a window of Anas platyrhynchos isolate ZD024472 breed Pekin duck chromosome 30, IASCAAS_PekinDuck_T2T, whole genome shotgun sequence genomic DNA:
- the LOC139999914 gene encoding olfactory receptor 14C36-like produces the protein MSNSSSITVFLLLPFADTRELQLLHFAFFLGIYLAALLGNGLVLTAIACDHRLHTPMYFFLLNLALLDLGCISTTVPKAMANSIWDTRAISHAGCAAQVFLFFFFFSAEYFLLTIMAYDRYVAICKPLHYGSLLGSRACAQMAAAAWGSGVLNALLHTASTFSLTLCRGNTLDQFFCEIPQILKLCCSDSYLREIGLLTFSVFVFWGCFVFIVLSYVQIFRAVLRMPSKQGQHKAFSTCLPHLAVVSLFLSTAFFAYLKPPSLSSPSMDLVVAVLYSVVPPAVNPLIYSMRNQELKDALRKVMSGCTSEVMHCLSSAKHS, from the coding sequence atgtccaacagcagctccatcactgtgttcctcctcctgccatttgcagacacacgagagctgcagctcctgcactttgcgttcttcctgggcatctacctggctgccctcctgggcaacggcctcgtCCTTACAGccatagcctgtgaccaccgcctccacacccccatgtacttcttcctcctcaacctcgccctccttgacctgggctgcatctccaccactgtccccaaagccatggccaattccatctgggacaccagggccatctcccacgcaggatgtgctgcacaggtctttttattcttctttttcttttcagcagagtattttcttctcaccatcatggcctatgaccgctacgttgccatctgcaagcccctgcactacgggagcctcctgggcagcagagcttgtgcccagatggcagcagctgcctggggcagtggggttctcaATGCTCTGCTACACACTGCCAGTACATTTTCACTAACCCTCTGCAGAGGAAATActctggaccagttcttctgtgaaatcccccagatcctcaagctctgtTGCTCAGACTCCTACCTAAGGGAAATTGGGCTTCTCACATttagtgtttttgtgttttgggggtgttttgtaTTCATCGtactgtcctatgtgcagatcttcagggctgtgctgaggatgccctctaaGCAGgggcagcacaaagccttttccacgtgcctccctcacctggctgtggtctccctctttctcagcactgccttttttgcctacctgaagcccccctcgcTCTCCTCTCCATCCATGGAtctggtggtggcagttcttTACTCAGTGgttcctccagcagtgaaccccctcatctacagcatgagaaaccaggagctcaaggatgcactGCGCAAAGTCATGAGTGGGTGTACATCAGAAGTAATGCACTGCCTGTCTTCTGCAAAGCACTCATAA